Proteins found in one Choloepus didactylus isolate mChoDid1 chromosome 25, mChoDid1.pri, whole genome shotgun sequence genomic segment:
- the LOC119520618 gene encoding zinc finger protein 596-like isoform X1 gives MKAALDASCLDCLRVKYQRKMVDGRSLTMQTLESVTFNDVAIDFNAEEWALMDTIQRNLFRDVMLESISHLVSVGYQLCKSEVVSQLEQGEELWREGLGFLQGQRTSRQNDHRKEEMTMPCVCDKDKYTIQSKQLISNTGEDPFESHDLGEDLIHSTLSDMETNPYLNEQFQKAINSQSFFSRHKRIHDGSKQILPHVCHLCGKSFRRRCNLKEHERTHTGEKPYICHLCGKSFTHHSSLKHHEKIHSGEKPYVCHLCGKCFTNRFHFTEHVRTHTGEKPYICHPCGKSFCHHSVLRRHEKTHTGDKPYICHLCGKCFASSSHLRQHMRTHTGEKPYVCHLCGKSFSQCSVLREHEKTHTGEAPYVCHLCGKSFSRRRNLREHGKTHTGDSPYVCHLCRKSFTRSHSLRLHERMHTGEKPYVCHLCGKAFRYSSTYRRHVRSHTQEKP, from the exons CATTGGATGCTTCTTGCTTAGACTGTCTGAGAGTGAAATACCAGAGGAAAATGGTTGATGGCAGAAGTTTGACAATGCAAACACTG gaatcagtgaccttcaatgATGTAGCCATAGACTTTAATGCTGAAGAGTGGGCCTTGATGGACACAATCCAGAGAAACctgttcagagatgttatgctggagaGTATCAGTCATCTGGTGTCAGTGG GGTATCAGCTCTGCAAATCAGAAGTGGTTTCTCAGTTGGAACAAGGTGAGGAattgtggagagaaggattagGATTTCTCCAAGGACAGAGAACAA gcagacaaaatgaccacagaaaagaagaaatgaccaTGCCATGTGTCTGTGATAAGGACAAGTATACCATCCAGTCAAAG CAGCTGATTTCTAACACTGGAGAGGATCCCTTTGAAAGTCATGATTTGGGAGAAGATTTAATTCACTCCACATTGTCTGACATGGAAACAAACCCCTATCTAAATGAACAATTTCAGAAAGCTATCAATTCCCAGTCATTCTTTAGTAGACATAAGCGAATTCATGATGGAAGTAAGCAGATTCTTCCacatgtctgccatctatgtgggaaatcgtTCCGTCGACGTTGTAACCTTAaggaacatgagagaactcacactggggagaaaccgtATATCTGCCatctgtgtgggaaatccttcactCATCATAGTAGCCTTAAGCATCATGAGAAAATTCACAGTGGTGAGAAACCATATGTTTGCCATCTTTGTGGTAAATGCTTCACTAATAGGTTTCACTTCACAGAACATGTGAGAAcgcacactggggagaaaccgtATATCTGCCAtccatgtgggaaatccttctgTCATCATAGTGTCCTTAGGCGACACGAGAAAACTCACACTGGTGATAAACCATATATTTGCCATCTTTGTGGTAAATGCTTCGCTAGTAGTTCTCATCTCAGACAGCATATGAGaacacacactggggagaaaccatatgtctgccacctatgtgggaaatccttcagtcaatgtaGTGTCCTTAGggaacatgagaaaactcacactggggaggcaccatatgtctgccatctatgtgggaaatccttcagtcgaCGTCGTAACCTTAGGGAACATGggaaaactcacactggggacTCACCATATGTATGCCATCTATGTAGGAAATCCTTCACACGAAGTCATAGCCTTAGGCTACATGAGAGAAtgcacactggggagaaaccatatgtatgccatctatgtgggaaagccttccgtTATAGTTCTACTTATAGGCGACATGTGAGAAGTCACACTCAGGAGAAACCATAG
- the LOC119520618 gene encoding zinc finger protein 596-like isoform X2, which yields MKAALDASCLDCLRVKYQRKMVDGRSLTMQTLESVTFNDVAIDFNAEEWALMDTIQRNLFRDVMLESISHLVSVGYQLCKSEVVSQLEQGEELWREGLGFLQGQRTSRQNDHRKEEMTMPCVCDKDKYTIQSKLISNTGEDPFESHDLGEDLIHSTLSDMETNPYLNEQFQKAINSQSFFSRHKRIHDGSKQILPHVCHLCGKSFRRRCNLKEHERTHTGEKPYICHLCGKSFTHHSSLKHHEKIHSGEKPYVCHLCGKCFTNRFHFTEHVRTHTGEKPYICHPCGKSFCHHSVLRRHEKTHTGDKPYICHLCGKCFASSSHLRQHMRTHTGEKPYVCHLCGKSFSQCSVLREHEKTHTGEAPYVCHLCGKSFSRRRNLREHGKTHTGDSPYVCHLCRKSFTRSHSLRLHERMHTGEKPYVCHLCGKAFRYSSTYRRHVRSHTQEKP from the exons CATTGGATGCTTCTTGCTTAGACTGTCTGAGAGTGAAATACCAGAGGAAAATGGTTGATGGCAGAAGTTTGACAATGCAAACACTG gaatcagtgaccttcaatgATGTAGCCATAGACTTTAATGCTGAAGAGTGGGCCTTGATGGACACAATCCAGAGAAACctgttcagagatgttatgctggagaGTATCAGTCATCTGGTGTCAGTGG GGTATCAGCTCTGCAAATCAGAAGTGGTTTCTCAGTTGGAACAAGGTGAGGAattgtggagagaaggattagGATTTCTCCAAGGACAGAGAACAA gcagacaaaatgaccacagaaaagaagaaatgaccaTGCCATGTGTCTGTGATAAGGACAAGTATACCATCCAGTCAAAG CTGATTTCTAACACTGGAGAGGATCCCTTTGAAAGTCATGATTTGGGAGAAGATTTAATTCACTCCACATTGTCTGACATGGAAACAAACCCCTATCTAAATGAACAATTTCAGAAAGCTATCAATTCCCAGTCATTCTTTAGTAGACATAAGCGAATTCATGATGGAAGTAAGCAGATTCTTCCacatgtctgccatctatgtgggaaatcgtTCCGTCGACGTTGTAACCTTAaggaacatgagagaactcacactggggagaaaccgtATATCTGCCatctgtgtgggaaatccttcactCATCATAGTAGCCTTAAGCATCATGAGAAAATTCACAGTGGTGAGAAACCATATGTTTGCCATCTTTGTGGTAAATGCTTCACTAATAGGTTTCACTTCACAGAACATGTGAGAAcgcacactggggagaaaccgtATATCTGCCAtccatgtgggaaatccttctgTCATCATAGTGTCCTTAGGCGACACGAGAAAACTCACACTGGTGATAAACCATATATTTGCCATCTTTGTGGTAAATGCTTCGCTAGTAGTTCTCATCTCAGACAGCATATGAGaacacacactggggagaaaccatatgtctgccacctatgtgggaaatccttcagtcaatgtaGTGTCCTTAGggaacatgagaaaactcacactggggaggcaccatatgtctgccatctatgtgggaaatccttcagtcgaCGTCGTAACCTTAGGGAACATGggaaaactcacactggggacTCACCATATGTATGCCATCTATGTAGGAAATCCTTCACACGAAGTCATAGCCTTAGGCTACATGAGAGAAtgcacactggggagaaaccatatgtatgccatctatgtgggaaagccttccgtTATAGTTCTACTTATAGGCGACATGTGAGAAGTCACACTCAGGAGAAACCATAG
- the LOC119520618 gene encoding zinc finger protein 596-like isoform X3: protein MKAALDASCLDCLRVKYQRKMVDGRSLTMQTLESVTFNDVAIDFNAEEWALMDTIQRNLFRDVMLESISHLVSVGYQLCKSEVVSQLEQGRQNDHRKEEMTMPCVCDKDKYTIQSKQLISNTGEDPFESHDLGEDLIHSTLSDMETNPYLNEQFQKAINSQSFFSRHKRIHDGSKQILPHVCHLCGKSFRRRCNLKEHERTHTGEKPYICHLCGKSFTHHSSLKHHEKIHSGEKPYVCHLCGKCFTNRFHFTEHVRTHTGEKPYICHPCGKSFCHHSVLRRHEKTHTGDKPYICHLCGKCFASSSHLRQHMRTHTGEKPYVCHLCGKSFSQCSVLREHEKTHTGEAPYVCHLCGKSFSRRRNLREHGKTHTGDSPYVCHLCRKSFTRSHSLRLHERMHTGEKPYVCHLCGKAFRYSSTYRRHVRSHTQEKP from the exons CATTGGATGCTTCTTGCTTAGACTGTCTGAGAGTGAAATACCAGAGGAAAATGGTTGATGGCAGAAGTTTGACAATGCAAACACTG gaatcagtgaccttcaatgATGTAGCCATAGACTTTAATGCTGAAGAGTGGGCCTTGATGGACACAATCCAGAGAAACctgttcagagatgttatgctggagaGTATCAGTCATCTGGTGTCAGTGG GGTATCAGCTCTGCAAATCAGAAGTGGTTTCTCAGTTGGAACAAG gcagacaaaatgaccacagaaaagaagaaatgaccaTGCCATGTGTCTGTGATAAGGACAAGTATACCATCCAGTCAAAG CAGCTGATTTCTAACACTGGAGAGGATCCCTTTGAAAGTCATGATTTGGGAGAAGATTTAATTCACTCCACATTGTCTGACATGGAAACAAACCCCTATCTAAATGAACAATTTCAGAAAGCTATCAATTCCCAGTCATTCTTTAGTAGACATAAGCGAATTCATGATGGAAGTAAGCAGATTCTTCCacatgtctgccatctatgtgggaaatcgtTCCGTCGACGTTGTAACCTTAaggaacatgagagaactcacactggggagaaaccgtATATCTGCCatctgtgtgggaaatccttcactCATCATAGTAGCCTTAAGCATCATGAGAAAATTCACAGTGGTGAGAAACCATATGTTTGCCATCTTTGTGGTAAATGCTTCACTAATAGGTTTCACTTCACAGAACATGTGAGAAcgcacactggggagaaaccgtATATCTGCCAtccatgtgggaaatccttctgTCATCATAGTGTCCTTAGGCGACACGAGAAAACTCACACTGGTGATAAACCATATATTTGCCATCTTTGTGGTAAATGCTTCGCTAGTAGTTCTCATCTCAGACAGCATATGAGaacacacactggggagaaaccatatgtctgccacctatgtgggaaatccttcagtcaatgtaGTGTCCTTAGggaacatgagaaaactcacactggggaggcaccatatgtctgccatctatgtgggaaatccttcagtcgaCGTCGTAACCTTAGGGAACATGggaaaactcacactggggacTCACCATATGTATGCCATCTATGTAGGAAATCCTTCACACGAAGTCATAGCCTTAGGCTACATGAGAGAAtgcacactggggagaaaccatatgtatgccatctatgtgggaaagccttccgtTATAGTTCTACTTATAGGCGACATGTGAGAAGTCACACTCAGGAGAAACCATAG
- the LOC119520618 gene encoding zinc finger protein 596-like isoform X4, translated as MVDGRSLTMQTLESVTFNDVAIDFNAEEWALMDTIQRNLFRDVMLESISHLVSVGYQLCKSEVVSQLEQGEELWREGLGFLQGQRTSRQNDHRKEEMTMPCVCDKDKYTIQSKQLISNTGEDPFESHDLGEDLIHSTLSDMETNPYLNEQFQKAINSQSFFSRHKRIHDGSKQILPHVCHLCGKSFRRRCNLKEHERTHTGEKPYICHLCGKSFTHHSSLKHHEKIHSGEKPYVCHLCGKCFTNRFHFTEHVRTHTGEKPYICHPCGKSFCHHSVLRRHEKTHTGDKPYICHLCGKCFASSSHLRQHMRTHTGEKPYVCHLCGKSFSQCSVLREHEKTHTGEAPYVCHLCGKSFSRRRNLREHGKTHTGDSPYVCHLCRKSFTRSHSLRLHERMHTGEKPYVCHLCGKAFRYSSTYRRHVRSHTQEKP; from the exons ATGGTTGATGGCAGAAGTTTGACAATGCAAACACTG gaatcagtgaccttcaatgATGTAGCCATAGACTTTAATGCTGAAGAGTGGGCCTTGATGGACACAATCCAGAGAAACctgttcagagatgttatgctggagaGTATCAGTCATCTGGTGTCAGTGG GGTATCAGCTCTGCAAATCAGAAGTGGTTTCTCAGTTGGAACAAGGTGAGGAattgtggagagaaggattagGATTTCTCCAAGGACAGAGAACAA gcagacaaaatgaccacagaaaagaagaaatgaccaTGCCATGTGTCTGTGATAAGGACAAGTATACCATCCAGTCAAAG CAGCTGATTTCTAACACTGGAGAGGATCCCTTTGAAAGTCATGATTTGGGAGAAGATTTAATTCACTCCACATTGTCTGACATGGAAACAAACCCCTATCTAAATGAACAATTTCAGAAAGCTATCAATTCCCAGTCATTCTTTAGTAGACATAAGCGAATTCATGATGGAAGTAAGCAGATTCTTCCacatgtctgccatctatgtgggaaatcgtTCCGTCGACGTTGTAACCTTAaggaacatgagagaactcacactggggagaaaccgtATATCTGCCatctgtgtgggaaatccttcactCATCATAGTAGCCTTAAGCATCATGAGAAAATTCACAGTGGTGAGAAACCATATGTTTGCCATCTTTGTGGTAAATGCTTCACTAATAGGTTTCACTTCACAGAACATGTGAGAAcgcacactggggagaaaccgtATATCTGCCAtccatgtgggaaatccttctgTCATCATAGTGTCCTTAGGCGACACGAGAAAACTCACACTGGTGATAAACCATATATTTGCCATCTTTGTGGTAAATGCTTCGCTAGTAGTTCTCATCTCAGACAGCATATGAGaacacacactggggagaaaccatatgtctgccacctatgtgggaaatccttcagtcaatgtaGTGTCCTTAGggaacatgagaaaactcacactggggaggcaccatatgtctgccatctatgtgggaaatccttcagtcgaCGTCGTAACCTTAGGGAACATGggaaaactcacactggggacTCACCATATGTATGCCATCTATGTAGGAAATCCTTCACACGAAGTCATAGCCTTAGGCTACATGAGAGAAtgcacactggggagaaaccatatgtatgccatctatgtgggaaagccttccgtTATAGTTCTACTTATAGGCGACATGTGAGAAGTCACACTCAGGAGAAACCATAG
- the LOC119520618 gene encoding zinc finger protein 596-like isoform X5, giving the protein MKAGLESVTFNDVAIDFNAEEWALMDTIQRNLFRDVMLESISHLVSVGYQLCKSEVVSQLEQGEELWREGLGFLQGQRTSRQNDHRKEEMTMPCVCDKDKYTIQSKQLISNTGEDPFESHDLGEDLIHSTLSDMETNPYLNEQFQKAINSQSFFSRHKRIHDGSKQILPHVCHLCGKSFRRRCNLKEHERTHTGEKPYICHLCGKSFTHHSSLKHHEKIHSGEKPYVCHLCGKCFTNRFHFTEHVRTHTGEKPYICHPCGKSFCHHSVLRRHEKTHTGDKPYICHLCGKCFASSSHLRQHMRTHTGEKPYVCHLCGKSFSQCSVLREHEKTHTGEAPYVCHLCGKSFSRRRNLREHGKTHTGDSPYVCHLCRKSFTRSHSLRLHERMHTGEKPYVCHLCGKAFRYSSTYRRHVRSHTQEKP; this is encoded by the exons gaatcagtgaccttcaatgATGTAGCCATAGACTTTAATGCTGAAGAGTGGGCCTTGATGGACACAATCCAGAGAAACctgttcagagatgttatgctggagaGTATCAGTCATCTGGTGTCAGTGG GGTATCAGCTCTGCAAATCAGAAGTGGTTTCTCAGTTGGAACAAGGTGAGGAattgtggagagaaggattagGATTTCTCCAAGGACAGAGAACAA gcagacaaaatgaccacagaaaagaagaaatgaccaTGCCATGTGTCTGTGATAAGGACAAGTATACCATCCAGTCAAAG CAGCTGATTTCTAACACTGGAGAGGATCCCTTTGAAAGTCATGATTTGGGAGAAGATTTAATTCACTCCACATTGTCTGACATGGAAACAAACCCCTATCTAAATGAACAATTTCAGAAAGCTATCAATTCCCAGTCATTCTTTAGTAGACATAAGCGAATTCATGATGGAAGTAAGCAGATTCTTCCacatgtctgccatctatgtgggaaatcgtTCCGTCGACGTTGTAACCTTAaggaacatgagagaactcacactggggagaaaccgtATATCTGCCatctgtgtgggaaatccttcactCATCATAGTAGCCTTAAGCATCATGAGAAAATTCACAGTGGTGAGAAACCATATGTTTGCCATCTTTGTGGTAAATGCTTCACTAATAGGTTTCACTTCACAGAACATGTGAGAAcgcacactggggagaaaccgtATATCTGCCAtccatgtgggaaatccttctgTCATCATAGTGTCCTTAGGCGACACGAGAAAACTCACACTGGTGATAAACCATATATTTGCCATCTTTGTGGTAAATGCTTCGCTAGTAGTTCTCATCTCAGACAGCATATGAGaacacacactggggagaaaccatatgtctgccacctatgtgggaaatccttcagtcaatgtaGTGTCCTTAGggaacatgagaaaactcacactggggaggcaccatatgtctgccatctatgtgggaaatccttcagtcgaCGTCGTAACCTTAGGGAACATGggaaaactcacactggggacTCACCATATGTATGCCATCTATGTAGGAAATCCTTCACACGAAGTCATAGCCTTAGGCTACATGAGAGAAtgcacactggggagaaaccatatgtatgccatctatgtgggaaagccttccgtTATAGTTCTACTTATAGGCGACATGTGAGAAGTCACACTCAGGAGAAACCATAG
- the LOC119520618 gene encoding zinc finger protein 596-like isoform X6: MLCWRVSVIWCQWNEDVLSQNFGIGNNIYLMTLTAGYQLCKSEVVSQLEQGEELWREGLGFLQGQRTSRQNDHRKEEMTMPCVCDKDKYTIQSKQLISNTGEDPFESHDLGEDLIHSTLSDMETNPYLNEQFQKAINSQSFFSRHKRIHDGSKQILPHVCHLCGKSFRRRCNLKEHERTHTGEKPYICHLCGKSFTHHSSLKHHEKIHSGEKPYVCHLCGKCFTNRFHFTEHVRTHTGEKPYICHPCGKSFCHHSVLRRHEKTHTGDKPYICHLCGKCFASSSHLRQHMRTHTGEKPYVCHLCGKSFSQCSVLREHEKTHTGEAPYVCHLCGKSFSRRRNLREHGKTHTGDSPYVCHLCRKSFTRSHSLRLHERMHTGEKPYVCHLCGKAFRYSSTYRRHVRSHTQEKP, from the exons atgttatgctggagaGTATCAGTCATCTGGTGTCAGTGG AATGAAGATGTGTTGTCTCAGAATTTCGGCATTGGCAACAACATATACTTAATGACTTTGACTGCAG GGTATCAGCTCTGCAAATCAGAAGTGGTTTCTCAGTTGGAACAAGGTGAGGAattgtggagagaaggattagGATTTCTCCAAGGACAGAGAACAA gcagacaaaatgaccacagaaaagaagaaatgaccaTGCCATGTGTCTGTGATAAGGACAAGTATACCATCCAGTCAAAG CAGCTGATTTCTAACACTGGAGAGGATCCCTTTGAAAGTCATGATTTGGGAGAAGATTTAATTCACTCCACATTGTCTGACATGGAAACAAACCCCTATCTAAATGAACAATTTCAGAAAGCTATCAATTCCCAGTCATTCTTTAGTAGACATAAGCGAATTCATGATGGAAGTAAGCAGATTCTTCCacatgtctgccatctatgtgggaaatcgtTCCGTCGACGTTGTAACCTTAaggaacatgagagaactcacactggggagaaaccgtATATCTGCCatctgtgtgggaaatccttcactCATCATAGTAGCCTTAAGCATCATGAGAAAATTCACAGTGGTGAGAAACCATATGTTTGCCATCTTTGTGGTAAATGCTTCACTAATAGGTTTCACTTCACAGAACATGTGAGAAcgcacactggggagaaaccgtATATCTGCCAtccatgtgggaaatccttctgTCATCATAGTGTCCTTAGGCGACACGAGAAAACTCACACTGGTGATAAACCATATATTTGCCATCTTTGTGGTAAATGCTTCGCTAGTAGTTCTCATCTCAGACAGCATATGAGaacacacactggggagaaaccatatgtctgccacctatgtgggaaatccttcagtcaatgtaGTGTCCTTAGggaacatgagaaaactcacactggggaggcaccatatgtctgccatctatgtgggaaatccttcagtcgaCGTCGTAACCTTAGGGAACATGggaaaactcacactggggacTCACCATATGTATGCCATCTATGTAGGAAATCCTTCACACGAAGTCATAGCCTTAGGCTACATGAGAGAAtgcacactggggagaaaccatatgtatgccatctatgtgggaaagccttccgtTATAGTTCTACTTATAGGCGACATGTGAGAAGTCACACTCAGGAGAAACCATAG